Genomic window (Alteromonas pelagimontana):
AAATCGTAGCGCTTTGGTCCTTTCTCATCTTCAAAGCGTATTGCACATTTAGACTGGATGATCATCTTATCGCGTAGGGAGGGAGCATCTGCTAATACCTTCCCAAACGCCGTTTCAGCCTTATTGAACGTATAAATATCTGCATGATCGAAAACATTGATACCCAAACCCAGCGCCTTCTCGATTATGGCTTGGGCTTGCTTTATCTCTGCTTGTGTAACAGGGTTTTGGTCCCATTTTCCGCCGAGCCCCATGCAACCATAGATTAACCGGCTGGCGTGAGGAAAGTATTTATTTAACATACGAGTATTTAACCTGAAACTAAATATAAAACAAAATCCAAGCCTATCATGGACCTAAAATTTTCTGCAGTATTTCTAACAGTTTTAAACAAGAGTCTCGCATTTCTACTATTGGGTGCACCGAGAGCAAACGACTTATGGTGGCTGAGATTCACCAGCAGAATCTTAATATTTAAAAATGTGCGAAGGAGTCAGTTGTGAAAAGTTTTCCGTTTGTAAGTGTGTTTATTGCTGTTTGTTGCCTTATCATGCTCTCTTGTACGGGAAAGCCAGAACAAGTTACACCGGTCAGCCCGTTTAATATCAAAAAGTATCTGGGGAAATGGTATGAAATTGCTCGATTTCCCCATAGTTTTGAAGAAGGCTTAAGCCATGTTACCGCCACCTATTCAGTGCGAAAAGATGGTGGCATTGATGTACTAAACAAGGGCTTTAACGATGATGCCCAAAAGTGGGAAGAAGCAAAGGGTGAAGCGTACTTTGTCGAAGATGAAAACACCGGTTATTTAAAGGTTTCCTTTTTTGGCCCTTTTTATGCCAGCTATATTATCGTTGCGCTTGATCAAGCGGATTATCAATATGCCTTGGTAACGGGCCCCGATAAGGAATATCTATGGGTGCTTTCCCGTACGCCTGAACTGGATGAAAAGATTGTAGATAAACTGTTGAAAAAGGCTCAAAGCCTTGGCTATGACTTAGGCAAAATAATCTATGTGGACCAATCTGCAATGCCGTCCGCTATGCAAGATAAACCTAACGCCTAAACCCGTGATACAATTTATTCTTCTGATAATGAGATGACAGGATGAATTGTGTTAGAAGAAAGAGTCATGGCGCGTGCGGGTGGGGCGTGTGAACTGTGTGGCAGTGCTAATGATTTAGCTGTTTATCTGGTGCCTTCCTCACCCTCCGAGGATTCAGATACTGCCATTCTGGCTTGTGGTGACTGTCGAAGCCAGTTAAATAATGAAACTGAAATTGACATGAACCATTGGCGGTGTTTAAACGATGCTATGTGGTCTCAAGTCCCGGCAGTGCAGGTTGTATCCTGGCGAATGCTGCACAAACTAAGTGGTGAAACCTGGGCACAGGATTTGCTGGATATGATGTATCTTGACGACGCCACCAGACAGTGGGCGGAAGCGGGAACTGCTAATCTGGACTGTGAGCCGACGCTGGACGTTAATGGAACATCACTCATGCCAGGAGATAACGTACATCTGATTAAAGATCTCAATGTTAAAGGTGCCAACTTTACCGCAAAGCGCGGAACGGTGGTGCGAAACATCAGCTTGAGTGATAATCCGGCGCACATTGAAGGAAAAGTAAACGGTACCCGCATCGTTATTATTGCTGCGTATACCAAGAAATCCTGACGCGTTGCCTCAACAGGACAAAGCTGAAAAGGACAGAAGACCTCCCATGTTTAGTGCGGGGTCTTTCGATTTGAGGCATAATAACGCCGTTTTCAACGCAAGCGAAAGGGCGAATATTCATGCAAAAAATCACACTGCGTACTCCAGACGATTGGCATCTGCATTTCAGAGATGATGACATGCTCGCAGAAACAGTGCCCGCAACTGCGCGGTGCTTTGCTCGCGCTATTGTCATGCCGAATCTGGTACCGCCTGTAACCACAGCTTCGCTGGCGATGGAATATAAAGCTCGAATTCTTGCAGCTCGACCTGTTAACAGCACCTTTGAACCGCTTATGACACTGTATCTGACGAATCAGACTTCTCCTGATATGGTTCGCGAAGCCAAACAAGCCGGTGTGGTTGCGTGCAAGCTGTATCCAGCTGGCGCTACCACGAATTCTGCGGCTGCGGTTACCGGTATAGAATCGCTTTACCCGGTGTTTGAAACCATGCAGGAAGTCGGCATGTTATTGTTGGTGCACGGGGAAGTGACAGAAAGCCATGTGGACATTTTCGATCGAGAAAAGATTTTCATCGATACTCATTTAGGCCCAATTACAGAAGCGTTCCCTGATCTCAAAGTGGTGTTTGAGCATATCACCACAGCTGAGGCAGCTGATTTTGTTAATGCTGCTTCTGCAAATGTCGCCGCCACTATTACGCCGCAACATTTACTTCTCAATCGTAACGATTTACTGGTCGGGGGCGTGCGTCCGCATAATTATTGCTTACCTGTACTTAAGCGCAATTCTCATCAACAGGCGTTACGAGAAGTCGTGGCGAGCGCATCGCCAAAATTTTTCCTGGGGACGGATTCTGCCCCACATGCAAGACATAAAAAAGAAAACGCGTGCGGGTGCGCAGGTTGCTATAGCGCCTGGAGCGCAATCGAATTATATGCCGAAGTCTTCGATCAACTGGGTATACTTGACAGACTGGAAGGTTTCGCAAGTGACTTCGGAGCGAACTTTTACGGTCTACCTAAAAATGAAGGAACCATTACGTTAGTGGAGCAACCTTGGCAGGTTCCTGAACTGGTAACACTGGCAGATGGTACGGAAATGGTGCCTTTTTATGCAGGAAAAACGTTGCGCTGGAAATTGGAAAGCGTGCTCAGCTAATGCGCTTCCTAACGGCCTTGATGCTTTTTTGCATGTTAGAAGCATTTTCTGGCAAAGGCCAGGCTGTAGAAGATACAATTGACGTAGTGAGTTCGCCGCTACCTGTTTTTGCTGAAGTGAACAGTAACGGCCAGTTGACCGGCTATTCGGTGGAGCTGGCCCGCGCGATTTTGCAGCAGGCGGGCCTGCGCGGAGAATTTCGTGCGATGCCTTTGGCTCGCGTGTTGTTGCGGATGCAGAAACATCCCGCCACGCTAGCGACAGCCATCGCGCGGACACCGGAACGAGAAGACAAATTTTACTGGATAACGGCAATTACCGCTAATCCAGCCACACTTTTTATCAAAGCATCGTCATCTTTAAACAGTCATAAGGAAATGGCGCTAAGCGATATAAAAACTGTGGCGGTGGTGCGCGACGACTTTCGAGAAGATATTTTAAAAGAAAACCGCGTTGAGAGCATTATGCGCGTTAGCACCTGGAAGCAGGGTGTTGAAGCAGTATTAAAAGAAAGGGTAGAAGGTCTATTTTTCTCACAAATGGGGCTGGCGTTAGTTTGTGAGAGAAGCCATCTTAACTGCCAATCTCTGGTGCCGGTGAATGTGCAGAAGGCGTCACTGAGCTATCTGGCGCTTCCAAAGACTGCGGAAAATCAAGCGTTAGCGACGCGCTTAATTGAAGCCGCTGCACAATACAAGCTGTCTACCGGTTTTCAGAAACTTGTTGCCGGGGCATTGCTCCAGCTAAAGCGTTTTGGTCTGGAAGTATCTGAACGTGATGGCGTGCTTGAAATTATAGGACGTTATCAGGTACTTAAGAGTGAAGACTTATGGGTAATTGCCGACTTAGCCCCGTATTTTGCGGAACTGAATAGTCGTGGTGAAATAGAAGGTTACGCCGCTAGATTGGTACGCGAAATACTGGCTGAAGCGGATCTCCAGCAGGAGTTGCTTGCCGCGCCCTGGGAAAGAATTTTGCGTGAATCTAAAAATAAACCAAACGTATTGGCTTTCGCCGTGGCTCGAACAGCGGAAAGAGAAAACCTCTTTCACTGGATAACGCCGTTAACTCAAAACATGCACGGCCTTTATGGGCAGGAAAATATTCGGTATAAGCGGTTGTCTGAAATTCCTAAAGAAAAACTGATTGCTGTCCTAAAGCAGGATTATCGCAGCAAGCTGGTACAGGAAGCATGGCTGAAGCGACAAGAGTTTGAAAGCTGGAATGCAGCCACAGATGCTGTGCTAAAAGGGGCGGTGGATTATATTTTTGCTTCCGATGGCGCAGTACAATTTAGCTGCCAACAAATGGCAATCTTTTGTGCCAGTATTCAACTGGTAATGGATTTTAAACGAATCACTACTTATCTCGTAGTGTCCAAGCAAGGAACTAATCCGTTATTAGTGGAAAAATTACGTCAAGCTGCGGTAAAGGTTAAGCATTCCGACTCATATAAACAGTGGTCATCGGTATGGAGCCGTGACATGAACAACGAATTTGCGGTTCCACTTCATATTGAAAATGGTGTCGTTAAATTATGGAAATCTACAGAGTAAACCATGACAGCATTTTCAACATTAAGTATCAACAGCGCTATTCTTTCTTCGCTTGATCAGCAATCTTTAACCATGATGACGCCTGTTCAGTGTGCAACATTGCCAGACTCTCTGGCTGGCAAAGATATTCTGGCGCAAGCGCAAACAGGAAGCGGCAAGACAGTCGCTTTTGCAGTGGCAGCGCTCAATAAAATCGATCTTACCCGGCTGGAGCCACAGGTTTTAATTCTTTGCCCTACAAGAGAACTGGCAGACCAGGTTGCAGAGCAGATCCGGCGGGTAGGGCGGCAGATGCCAAACCTTAAAGTGGTGGCATTGTGCGGCGGCCAGTCTATTGGCCCTCAGATCAAGTCATTACAGTTTGGTTGTCATGTTATTGTCGGTACCCCCGGACGGTTGATGGATCACTTAGGTAAACGGCGGTTAGCTTTATCCTCCGTAAAATGGCGCGTGCTGGATGAAGCAGATCGCATGCTGGATATGGGATTCGCTGATGATGTTGCCGCGCTCTTCGGCCAAACTGATAAAAACGCCCAAACGTTGTTGTTCTCCGCCACCTATACATCCGAGATTGAAGCTTTAGCGAAAACCTATCTTTCCAATCCGGTGGTGTATAAGCAGGAAGCGCGGGCGGAAACCCAGCCTGATATTGAACAAATGGTTTATCGGGTGACGCCGGGTACGCGTAAGCTGGCGCTGAAGGCGGTGTTGACTCACTATCAGCCGAAGAAGGCAATTGTGTTTTGTAACACTCGCCTTCAGGTGAACGAAGCTGTGCAGGACTTACAAGCGTCAGGATTTACTGCGGGCATGCTTCAAGGCGAAATGACGCAGCCTCAACGCACTGAGGTGCTGGTTCAGTTTGCCAGTGACGCCTTGCCCGTGCTGGTAGCTACCGATGTGGCAGCGCGGGGGTTGGATATTGCCGATGTGGATTGTGTAATTAACTTTGCGGTAAGCGAAGAGCCGGAAGTTCATATCCACCGAATTGGCCGCACGGCACGCGCTGGTGCTTCTGGCAAAGCATTTACGTTGTGTAGCGAAGAAGAGCAGTCTTTTTTGCTAAAAATTCAGCTTCTAATGGGCAAGGATATTAACAGTGTAGGAGCTCAAAGTTTACGTTTTCATGCGAATCGCATAGTCGAACCTGAGTATGTATGTATTGCTGCGGGGGCTGGCAAAAAGCAGAAACTGCGCCCGGGGGACTTTTTAGGATCGTTGACGCAAGATGCACAAATTCCGGGTGATGATATAGGTAAAATTACGGTACAGAGCGCTCAAAGTTACATTGCAATAAAATTGCGAAGCGTGAAGCGGGCTATGCGCCATTTCAGGGAAGGAAAAATCAAAGGAAAACGTGTAAAGGCCCGTAAAGTTGAATAGAAACGTTAGTCGCTGAAATTTAAGGAAGGCTATGTCCATGCAAGGCGAGACTGAATTAATTACGTTGCTTAACCAGCTAAACCCAAAGCTGGACCCGAAGCATTACGTTTTTGTCAGTGTAGAAGATTCGGCTTTTTCAGCCTTTGGGGTTCCTGAAGTGCGAGGGTGGTTTCGTGAGTCTGAGGGTATAACGCTAATTTGCGAGCAACATTTTGCGGAGAGTAATAACTGGCAGTACGCAGGAGTATTTCAGTGCATTACCTGCCATGTTCACTCCAGCCTTAACGCTGTAGGTATGACCGCAGCAATTTCTGCGGCTTTAGCTCGCCGAGAGATAAGCGCCAACGTTGTTGCAGCCTATTTTCACGATCATATTTTTGTTCCTATGGAAAAGGCTGAACAAGCGGTAAAAGCAATGCAAAGCGTTTCTGCAGGCCAACCATAGACACTTATACTTTACTGAAACTTTTTTTCCGTTCTGAATGTTATCTGCTACTTAGTTCCACAGCCCCCTGCACGTGCAGAGGGTTGCGGATTATCTACACTACCAGATTTTTACCCGATCTTCTGGCGGAAGATAGAGTTTATCTTCGGGTTTAACCTCGAACGCTTGGTAAAATTCCGGCACGTTGCGCACAGCGCCATTGGCGCGGAAATGGGAAGGAGAATGAGGGTTGGTCTGCACCAAGGTGCGCAGTGACTCATCCCGATATTTATTCGCCCACACCTGGCCAAAACCAATAAATACGCGCTGGTCCCCCGTAAAGCCATCCATGACCGGAGAATCTTTGCCTTCTAGTGACATGTGGTAAGCCTTCAGGGCAATGCTGATCCCGCCAAGATCACCAATATTTTCGCCCAGGGTGTATTCGCCGTTCACAAATAGCTCGGGCAGCGCTTCAAATTCATCATATTGCTTAACTAGTTTACCGGTTCTTGCTTCAAACTCTTTTTTATCCGCTTCTGTCCACCAGTTACGCAACATGCCATCACCATCAAAGGTAGCGCCAGAGTCGTCAAAACCATGACCAATTTCATGTCCAATTACCGCACCAATACCGCCATAGTTGACGGCATCCTCAGCTTCCATGTCAAAAAATGGCGGTTGCAGTATTGCCGCAGGGAAGACAATTTCGTTATGCGCAGGACTATAATAAGCATTCACTGTTTGTGGCGTCATACCCCACTCATGATCCCAAACTGGACCCCCTTGCTTTTTCAACATTTCCTCATACGCTACATCGGCAGAGCGTTTCATGTTGCCGAACAAATCATCATCATCCACTGTCATTGCGGTATAGTCTTTCCACTCATCGGGATAACCGATTTTCACCGTAAATTTTGACAGCTTATCTAATGCCTGAGCCCGTGTTTCATCGGTCATCCAGTCCAGGTCTTCGATGCTGTCTTTATAGGCGAGGAGAAGGTTATTTACCATTTCCAACATTCGAGCTTTGGCTTCAGGCGGAAAATGCTTTTTCACATACACTTTGCCAATTATCTCGCCAACATGATCATTAAGCAGGCTAACAGCGCGGCGCCACTGCGGCTTCTGTTCTTTTACCCCTTGCAACACTTTGCTGTAAAACTCAAAGTTCGCTTCATCGAGTTCGGAAGTCAGGCGAGTGGCAGTTGCATTCAGCAGGTTCCATTTAAGAAACAGCTTCCATTTCTCAAGAGGCATTTCTGTGATCAAGCCGTCCAGTTGCTTAAGATAGTCGGTTTGCATCAACACCAAGCCGTCAAGATCTGTCAGCTCTGCTTGTGCCATAAAAGCAGACCAATCAAAGTCCGGCATAATGGTATCAAGTTCATCAAGCGGTACATTGTTATAATTTGACGCCCAATCGCGCGTATCTTCTTTTTTCATATGAAGCTTGGCGATATCGGTTTCTAACGTCATTAACGTATTGGCACTTTCCTGAGGCTTTTCGAAACCGGCTAAAGTAAACATTTTTTCTATATGCTTAAGATAGGCGTCGCGAATCTCTTGGGAGGTCTTACCATCTTTAAAGTAGTATTCTTTGTCAGGTAAACCCAATCCCGATTGCCAGGCAAAAATCATATAGGTTTCAGGAGACTTAAAATCGGCATATTGTCCGATTTGAATGGGCGAGCCAAAACCGTAACGATTGGCATAAGCAAAATAAGAGGCAAGTTCTGAATAATCCGCAATGGCATCAATCATAGCAAGCTCAGACTTCAGCGGCGCAATACCTAAGGCATCACGTTTTTCCGTATCCATATACGACTGATAAAAATCCCCAACCTTCTGCTCATCGCTGCCATCTTTGAAATCGCCTTCTGCGGAAGATTTAACAATGGCCATGACATCGGCCTGGGCCTCGTCGTTAAGAATAACGAAGCCGCCGTAGCTAGACTTATCGGCAGGAATTTCTATTTTATCCATCCATCCGCCGTTTACGTAGCGGAAGAAATCGTCACCAGGACGAACCGACAAATCCATATTTTCTTTTATGATCCCAGATTTAAGCTGCTTTTGTTGCTGTTGAGTAATTGCTGATGTCTGCGATTCACTTTGTGTGTTTTCTGCTGTTTGGGGACTACAAGCCGTTAGCGCCAGAATTACGCTAATGCTAAGTAAAGATTTTTGCATACTGATTCCTGTGTATGTGCGTTTAGGCTACGCATCTTCGGGATAGAGGTGCCTGATTCAGGCAGGTCGTCTTTTTTTAATATCACGGGTTTGCCGCTAACAAAACTATTTATATAAAAAATACATAAGTTGTAACAACTTCCTCTTCTGCCGTGCAACAGGAGTTAGTGGTACGCCAGTTAGCTACGTTAACTTCCAAGGCGCGGCAATGCGGTGGCGCCCGTATGCATCTGGGTGATATCATTACGGCAGAGAAATGAAGTTAAAGCCTGACTACGAAAAGAGCAGGCGACGCCCGAAGATCTCGCCCCTTACCTCATTGGTAGTCAGCCAGAATACTCGTTGTCTATCTACGCCATCGGGTTCTAAACAAACCTGCTGTGGCACGCGGCTAACTGTTATTAAACGATGAGCAATAACTATGTTTTCATTTTTTGAACGGCTTACCAAGCCGTTTCCGCAAGAATTACCTACCCAGCCCCCCAAGGGCCTGGTGGCCTTTTGTCGTTATTACAGCCAGGGAATGTGGGGCATCATTGCGGTGGTGTCGCTGCTAAGTGCTGTGGTCGCTATTCTGGAAGTGGCGCTGTTTGGATTTTTGGGCCAAATGGTCGATTGGTTCTCCAATCACGACAGAGCAACGTTTCTCGCAGAAGAAAAATGGACGCTGCTGGGGATGGGGCTGGTGGTCGTGGTGCTTATTCCCGGTGCTATTTTTCTGCGCTCGCTATTTAATCGTCAGTCGCTAATGGGAAATTATCCTATGCGAATACGGTGGCAGGCTCACCGCTATTTACTAGGGCAAAGTTTAAGCTTCTTCCAAAATGAGTTTGCCGGTCGGGTGGCGACAAAGGTAATGCAAACGGCACTGTCGGTACGCGAGACGGTGATGAAAATGCTCGATTTAATGGTATACATCAGCGTGTACTTTATCTCGATGATAGTCCTGTTATTTAGCACAGACTGGCGGCTGGCGGTGCCGTTGCTTGTGTGGTTTGTCGTTTATATTCTGATTTTGCGGGTGCTGGTGCCAAAGTTAAAAAATGTGTCCCAGCGTCAGGCTGATGCTCGTTCCATGATGACGGGGCGTATTGTTGATAGCTATACCAACATTACCACGGTGAAGCTCTTCTCTCATAGCCAACGTGAAGCGGACTACGCAAAGGAAAGTATGGACGGCTTCTTGCGAACGGTTTACCCGCAAATGCGTCTGGTGACAATATTAGAAATATGCGTAGAAATGGCGAATGCGCTTTTAATATTCTCAGTGGGGGCATTATCCGTTTATCTTTGGTTGCACAATATTGTTTCGCCTGGCGATATCGCCGTGGCAATAAGCTTGTGCTTGCGCCTCAACGGTATGTCTCACTGGATTATGTGGGAAGTATCAGCATTATTTGAAAATCTTGGAACAG
Coding sequences:
- a CDS encoding substrate-binding periplasmic protein is translated as MLEAFSGKGQAVEDTIDVVSSPLPVFAEVNSNGQLTGYSVELARAILQQAGLRGEFRAMPLARVLLRMQKHPATLATAIARTPEREDKFYWITAITANPATLFIKASSSLNSHKEMALSDIKTVAVVRDDFREDILKENRVESIMRVSTWKQGVEAVLKERVEGLFFSQMGLALVCERSHLNCQSLVPVNVQKASLSYLALPKTAENQALATRLIEAAAQYKLSTGFQKLVAGALLQLKRFGLEVSERDGVLEIIGRYQVLKSEDLWVIADLAPYFAELNSRGEIEGYAARLVREILAEADLQQELLAAPWERILRESKNKPNVLAFAVARTAERENLFHWITPLTQNMHGLYGQENIRYKRLSEIPKEKLIAVLKQDYRSKLVQEAWLKRQEFESWNAATDAVLKGAVDYIFASDGAVQFSCQQMAIFCASIQLVMDFKRITTYLVVSKQGTNPLLVEKLRQAAVKVKHSDSYKQWSSVWSRDMNNEFAVPLHIENGVVKLWKSTE
- a CDS encoding lipocalin family protein — encoded protein: MKSFPFVSVFIAVCCLIMLSCTGKPEQVTPVSPFNIKKYLGKWYEIARFPHSFEEGLSHVTATYSVRKDGGIDVLNKGFNDDAQKWEEAKGEAYFVEDENTGYLKVSFFGPFYASYIIVALDQADYQYALVTGPDKEYLWVLSRTPELDEKIVDKLLKKAQSLGYDLGKIIYVDQSAMPSAMQDKPNA
- a CDS encoding ABC transporter ATP-binding protein; the encoded protein is MFSFFERLTKPFPQELPTQPPKGLVAFCRYYSQGMWGIIAVVSLLSAVVAILEVALFGFLGQMVDWFSNHDRATFLAEEKWTLLGMGLVVVVLIPGAIFLRSLFNRQSLMGNYPMRIRWQAHRYLLGQSLSFFQNEFAGRVATKVMQTALSVRETVMKMLDLMVYISVYFISMIVLLFSTDWRLAVPLLVWFVVYILILRVLVPKLKNVSQRQADARSMMTGRIVDSYTNITTVKLFSHSQREADYAKESMDGFLRTVYPQMRLVTILEICVEMANALLIFSVGALSVYLWLHNIVSPGDIAVAISLCLRLNGMSHWIMWEVSALFENLGTVQDGINTLAQPVEVEDRDKPEALEVKGGRIHFDDVRFSYMGHDNFPINVFNNLTVDIRPGEKVGLVGRSGAGKSTLVNLLMRFYDTNSGHIRIDGQDIRSVPQEQLRSMISMVTQDTSLMHRSVRDNIIYGRTNASEEEMIAAAKQAEAHDFILSLSDNEGRTGYDAHVGERGVKLSGGQRQRIAIARVLLKDAPILILDEATSALDSEVEAAIQDCLNSVMEKKTVLAIAHRLSTIAQMDRLLVLDKGNIVEQGTHAELVSKNGIYAKLWAHQTGGFIGVE
- a CDS encoding ACT domain-containing protein — encoded protein: MQGETELITLLNQLNPKLDPKHYVFVSVEDSAFSAFGVPEVRGWFRESEGITLICEQHFAESNNWQYAGVFQCITCHVHSSLNAVGMTAAISAALARREISANVVAAYFHDHIFVPMEKAEQAVKAMQSVSAGQP
- the dbpA gene encoding ATP-dependent RNA helicase DbpA produces the protein MTAFSTLSINSAILSSLDQQSLTMMTPVQCATLPDSLAGKDILAQAQTGSGKTVAFAVAALNKIDLTRLEPQVLILCPTRELADQVAEQIRRVGRQMPNLKVVALCGGQSIGPQIKSLQFGCHVIVGTPGRLMDHLGKRRLALSSVKWRVLDEADRMLDMGFADDVAALFGQTDKNAQTLLFSATYTSEIEALAKTYLSNPVVYKQEARAETQPDIEQMVYRVTPGTRKLALKAVLTHYQPKKAIVFCNTRLQVNEAVQDLQASGFTAGMLQGEMTQPQRTEVLVQFASDALPVLVATDVAARGLDIADVDCVINFAVSEEPEVHIHRIGRTARAGASGKAFTLCSEEEQSFLLKIQLLMGKDINSVGAQSLRFHANRIVEPEYVCIAAGAGKKQKLRPGDFLGSLTQDAQIPGDDIGKITVQSAQSYIAIKLRSVKRAMRHFREGKIKGKRVKARKVE
- a CDS encoding PhnA domain-containing protein, producing the protein MLEERVMARAGGACELCGSANDLAVYLVPSSPSEDSDTAILACGDCRSQLNNETEIDMNHWRCLNDAMWSQVPAVQVVSWRMLHKLSGETWAQDLLDMMYLDDATRQWAEAGTANLDCEPTLDVNGTSLMPGDNVHLIKDLNVKGANFTAKRGTVVRNISLSDNPAHIEGKVNGTRIVIIAAYTKKS
- the pyrC gene encoding dihydroorotase — its product is MQKITLRTPDDWHLHFRDDDMLAETVPATARCFARAIVMPNLVPPVTTASLAMEYKARILAARPVNSTFEPLMTLYLTNQTSPDMVREAKQAGVVACKLYPAGATTNSAAAVTGIESLYPVFETMQEVGMLLLVHGEVTESHVDIFDREKIFIDTHLGPITEAFPDLKVVFEHITTAEAADFVNAASANVAATITPQHLLLNRNDLLVGGVRPHNYCLPVLKRNSHQQALREVVASASPKFFLGTDSAPHARHKKENACGCAGCYSAWSAIELYAEVFDQLGILDRLEGFASDFGANFYGLPKNEGTITLVEQPWQVPELVTLADGTEMVPFYAGKTLRWKLESVLS
- a CDS encoding M13 family metallopeptidase, giving the protein MQKSLLSISVILALTACSPQTAENTQSESQTSAITQQQQKQLKSGIIKENMDLSVRPGDDFFRYVNGGWMDKIEIPADKSSYGGFVILNDEAQADVMAIVKSSAEGDFKDGSDEQKVGDFYQSYMDTEKRDALGIAPLKSELAMIDAIADYSELASYFAYANRYGFGSPIQIGQYADFKSPETYMIFAWQSGLGLPDKEYYFKDGKTSQEIRDAYLKHIEKMFTLAGFEKPQESANTLMTLETDIAKLHMKKEDTRDWASNYNNVPLDELDTIMPDFDWSAFMAQAELTDLDGLVLMQTDYLKQLDGLITEMPLEKWKLFLKWNLLNATATRLTSELDEANFEFYSKVLQGVKEQKPQWRRAVSLLNDHVGEIIGKVYVKKHFPPEAKARMLEMVNNLLLAYKDSIEDLDWMTDETRAQALDKLSKFTVKIGYPDEWKDYTAMTVDDDDLFGNMKRSADVAYEEMLKKQGGPVWDHEWGMTPQTVNAYYSPAHNEIVFPAAILQPPFFDMEAEDAVNYGGIGAVIGHEIGHGFDDSGATFDGDGMLRNWWTEADKKEFEARTGKLVKQYDEFEALPELFVNGEYTLGENIGDLGGISIALKAYHMSLEGKDSPVMDGFTGDQRVFIGFGQVWANKYRDESLRTLVQTNPHSPSHFRANGAVRNVPEFYQAFEVKPEDKLYLPPEDRVKIW